The Lycium barbarum isolate Lr01 chromosome 9, ASM1917538v2, whole genome shotgun sequence genome has a segment encoding these proteins:
- the LOC132611117 gene encoding glycine-rich cell wall structural protein-like, producing MGLKAFLLIVLAIFLVITSEVAARELAQSSTTFLENGHANDAKFLGVGPRLGGGLPGIGGRFPGMGGGRGLPGMGGGRGGLPGIGGGEFGGFSGGGFPGGPGTGEYGGGYGGGRGYYGGYPRGGGYGGYPRGGWYGGWPRN from the exons atgggattgAAGGCATTTTTGCTGATTGTCTTGGCTATTTTTCTTGTGATAACATCAGAGGTTGCAGCTAGGGAGTTGGCTCAGAGCTCCACCACTTTCCTGGAAAATG GACATGCAAATGACGCCAAATTTCTAGGAGTAGGACCAAGATTAGGAGGAGGACTTCCAGGAATCGGAGGAAGATTTCCAGGAATGGGAGGAGGAAGAGGACTTCCAGGAATGGGAGGAGGAAGAGGAGGACTTCCAGGAATCGGAGGAGGTGAATTTGGAGGATTTTCAGGAGGAGGATTTCCTGGTGGCCCTGGTACTGGTGAATATGGTGGTGGATATGGTGGCGGCCGTGGATATTATGGTGGTTATCCTAGAGGTGGTGGTTATGGAGGATATCCTAGAGGTGGTTGGTATGGAGGATGGCCACGCAACTAA